From one bacterium Scap17 genomic stretch:
- the mobB gene encoding molybdopterin-guanine dinucleotide biosynthesis protein B, with protein MSPAWQARLAASACPLLGIAAWSGTGKTTLLEQLLPELRARGLRVAVIKHAHHAFDVDTPGKDSYRLRTAGAVPMLVASAKRFALMMETPDQAEADLEQLVAQLEGLEVDLILVEGFKQWPLPKLELYREAVGKPLRALEDPWIHALATPAAQLPPRDDVPQNLKRLDLDDPQALAAWIAAWPVHWRLEGGKPRGEVGA; from the coding sequence ATGTCGCCCGCCTGGCAGGCACGTCTGGCGGCGTCAGCGTGTCCGCTGCTGGGCATTGCAGCCTGGAGCGGCACTGGCAAGACCACGCTGCTCGAACAGCTGCTGCCCGAGCTGAGAGCGCGCGGCCTCCGCGTCGCCGTGATCAAGCATGCGCATCATGCCTTCGATGTCGATACGCCGGGCAAGGACAGTTATCGTCTGCGAACGGCGGGTGCCGTGCCGATGCTGGTGGCGTCCGCCAAGCGCTTTGCACTGATGATGGAGACGCCGGACCAGGCGGAGGCCGATCTGGAGCAGCTGGTGGCGCAGCTCGAGGGGCTGGAGGTGGACCTGATTCTGGTCGAGGGCTTCAAGCAGTGGCCGTTGCCCAAGCTTGAGCTGTACCGCGAGGCCGTGGGCAAGCCGCTGCGAGCCCTGGAGGACCCCTGGATCCATGCGCTGGCGACACCGGCGGCGCAGCTGCCGCCTCGTGATGATGTGCCGCAGAACCTCAAGCGGCTGGACCTGGACGATCCTCAGGCGCTGGCCGCCTGGATCGCCGCCTGGCCGGTGCATTGGCGTCTGGAAGGCGGCAAGCCGCGTGGCGAGGTGGGCGCATGA
- a CDS encoding ATP-binding cassette domain-containing protein, whose product MMFPPSSSSSSVPPGDSSCPVAGTGFAQASSSAAQVLDADASVAPLLRVRDLEYRLPPAAQVSGEGAEAQGRLLWHVATLDWAPSPASGWVHLKGDNGSGKTTLLRVLAGMQPATGGKLEWQTRDAHPVRYLHQQPYLFDTSVAGNLVLAARWQPDSGSAGQQRDQVEEMLRWSGLSDQARQPARSLSGGERARLALARAWLSRPPVLLLDEPAANLDQAAVEQLALRLEQMCQQGCAVILSSHQDNALSQGSSARWTLSAASLHTEHAAG is encoded by the coding sequence ATGATGTTCCCCCCTAGTTCTTCGTCCTCGTCTGTTCCCCCGGGCGACTCCTCCTGCCCGGTGGCGGGGACTGGCTTCGCGCAAGCCTCGTCGTCTGCTGCCCAGGTACTCGATGCTGACGCAAGCGTTGCCCCTCTGTTGCGTGTGCGCGACCTCGAATATCGCTTGCCGCCTGCGGCGCAAGTCTCCGGCGAGGGCGCCGAGGCGCAAGGGCGCCTGTTATGGCATGTGGCGACGCTGGATTGGGCGCCGTCCCCGGCGTCCGGCTGGGTGCACCTCAAGGGTGACAACGGCAGTGGCAAGACCACGCTGCTGCGCGTGCTGGCCGGCATGCAGCCAGCGACTGGCGGCAAGCTTGAATGGCAGACCCGTGACGCTCATCCGGTGCGCTACCTGCATCAGCAGCCGTATCTGTTCGACACCAGCGTGGCCGGCAATCTGGTGCTGGCGGCTCGCTGGCAACCCGACAGCGGCTCTGCCGGCCAGCAGCGTGATCAGGTCGAGGAGATGTTGCGCTGGAGCGGGCTGAGCGATCAGGCTCGTCAGCCGGCCCGCTCCCTGTCGGGTGGCGAGCGGGCGCGACTGGCATTGGCGCGCGCCTGGTTGTCGCGTCCGCCGGTGCTGTTGCTGGATGAGCCTGCCGCCAATCTGGACCAGGCCGCTGTCGAGCAGTTGGCGCTTCGACTGGAGCAGATGTGCCAGCAGGGGTGTGCGGTGATCCTGTCCTCGCATCAGGACAATGCCTTGAGTCAGGGCTCGAGTGCGCGCTGGACGCTGAGCGCTGCCAGCCTGCACACTGAGCACGCAGCGGGCTGA
- a CDS encoding molybdenum cofactor guanylyltransferase, with the protein MPSFNHTSDATPLPSDAEQLKASLSPANITGVVLAGGQARRMGGVDKGLVTLNEVPLVAHVLARLTPQVGELLINANRSHAEYAAYGHPLVEDSEQGYHGPLMGMASALAAARTPWVMMVACDVPHLPNELVETLSVALIDHANGDQLEGFSVEGGHAADSGPALLAVAADEFRYHPVICLMHRGLLPSLQAALAAGERKIDRWFDQHIWLKVQAGSEQDFANLNTLDECREMEAGSR; encoded by the coding sequence ATGCCGAGCTTCAATCACACCTCTGACGCTACACCACTGCCGAGCGATGCCGAGCAGCTCAAGGCCTCGCTCTCGCCCGCCAATATCACCGGGGTGGTGCTGGCCGGTGGCCAGGCGCGGCGCATGGGTGGCGTCGACAAGGGGCTGGTCACGCTCAATGAGGTGCCGCTGGTGGCGCATGTGCTGGCGCGGCTGACCCCTCAGGTGGGCGAGCTTCTGATCAATGCCAACCGCTCGCACGCCGAGTATGCTGCCTATGGGCATCCGCTTGTCGAAGACAGCGAGCAGGGTTACCACGGCCCCTTGATGGGCATGGCCAGTGCGCTGGCGGCAGCGCGGACGCCCTGGGTGATGATGGTGGCCTGCGATGTGCCGCATCTGCCCAATGAACTGGTCGAAACGCTGAGCGTGGCGCTGATCGATCATGCCAACGGCGATCAGCTCGAAGGCTTCAGTGTCGAGGGCGGTCATGCGGCCGATTCCGGGCCTGCGCTGCTGGCCGTGGCGGCAGATGAGTTCCGTTACCATCCGGTGATATGTCTCATGCACCGTGGCCTGCTGCCGTCTCTGCAGGCGGCGCTGGCCGCTGGCGAGCGCAAGATCGACCGCTGGTTCGATCAGCATATCTGGCTCAAGGTGCAAGCGGGCAGCGAGCAGGACTTCGCCAACCTCAATACCCTGGATGAATGCCGTGAGATGGAAGCCGGCTCGCGCTGA